A stretch of the Paenibacillus dendritiformis genome encodes the following:
- a CDS encoding ABC transporter ATP-binding protein, producing MQINMFKNLIDLFTIIWLNHKVYILISVSYIISHAAAPFITIIYFKYLFDAIQFHYGLPYIVNITLLMLACQLIITNAQIYAKSATTLHSKWLLVPLTAMFCKKSIEMDYKYTEDQSIIREMNRASFVLANGDNLEKYLAAVNGIFVALLQLTFITYLATLSNPLLIVIVLAVSILNTAISIRVQNKNYQIHRESLPVDRKWRYIIQLATELKFAKEVRLFSLANFVLRKGDENRKEYFSLFTRINKNERKGLLLNIGINVAQEIAILVTLVYSVIFRGLTIGNFVVLMNAVRQFSDSFRALFDHIINLYTINNYINDFFMFLRRGSELRGNSKRIAIEAGDTPGRFEFVNVSFHYPNDPRYILKNINLTIEPGECLVIVGENGAGKTTLIKLLMRLYDVTSGAILYNGVNIKDYDYDSYMNILATVFQDYKIFAVSVYENITFKAAEENDVLVHSLLEQNHLAAKIQSLPQKERTVLSRRFDRDGMELSGGQAQRIAFCRAMYKQSPVIILDEPSASLSPIAENEMYIHFAKMIKNKTAIFISHRLSSSSISDKICVLDDGEIAEYGTHHELIQRSGLYKGMYDLQSQYYKESV from the coding sequence GTGCAAATCAATATGTTCAAAAATCTGATCGATTTGTTTACAATCATTTGGCTGAACCATAAAGTTTATATTCTGATCTCCGTATCGTACATTATCAGTCATGCGGCAGCCCCGTTTATCACCATTATTTACTTTAAATATTTGTTCGACGCGATTCAGTTCCACTATGGATTGCCGTACATCGTGAACATTACGTTATTGATGCTGGCTTGCCAATTGATCATCACGAATGCGCAAATCTATGCCAAAAGCGCGACGACACTGCATTCCAAGTGGCTGCTCGTTCCTTTGACGGCCATGTTCTGCAAAAAATCAATCGAAATGGATTATAAATATACGGAGGATCAATCCATTATCCGGGAAATGAATCGAGCTTCCTTTGTGCTGGCGAATGGCGATAATCTAGAAAAATATTTGGCGGCGGTCAACGGCATTTTTGTGGCTCTCCTGCAATTGACCTTCATTACTTATTTGGCAACCTTGTCGAATCCGCTCCTCATTGTCATTGTGCTGGCTGTCTCGATTCTGAATACCGCGATCAGTATCCGCGTTCAGAACAAAAACTATCAAATTCATAGAGAGTCATTGCCCGTGGACAGGAAGTGGCGCTATATTATCCAGCTCGCTACCGAATTGAAATTCGCGAAAGAGGTTCGATTATTCAGCCTGGCCAACTTCGTTCTCCGAAAAGGGGATGAAAACAGAAAAGAATATTTTTCGTTATTTACTAGAATCAATAAAAATGAAAGAAAAGGGCTGCTGCTGAATATAGGCATCAACGTGGCCCAAGAAATCGCCATCCTGGTCACGCTCGTGTATTCCGTCATTTTCAGGGGCCTCACGATAGGCAACTTTGTGGTGCTGATGAATGCCGTCAGACAATTCAGCGACAGCTTTCGCGCCTTATTTGACCATATTATCAATCTGTACACGATCAACAATTATATCAATGATTTCTTTATGTTTCTCCGGCGCGGCAGCGAACTGCGGGGCAATTCAAAACGAATTGCGATCGAAGCGGGAGACACGCCGGGCAGATTTGAATTCGTCAACGTTTCTTTTCACTACCCCAACGATCCGAGGTACATTTTGAAAAATATAAATTTGACGATAGAACCGGGCGAATGTCTCGTTATCGTAGGCGAAAACGGAGCAGGCAAGACAACGCTCATCAAACTGCTGATGCGTCTGTATGATGTAACATCCGGGGCCATCCTGTATAACGGCGTGAATATCAAAGATTATGATTATGACAGCTATATGAATATCCTGGCCACTGTATTTCAGGACTATAAAATATTTGCCGTCAGCGTGTACGAAAATATTACCTTCAAGGCTGCGGAAGAAAACGATGTCTTGGTCCATTCCTTATTGGAGCAAAATCATCTAGCAGCCAAAATTCAATCGCTTCCTCAGAAAGAAAGAACGGTCTTGTCCAGACGGTTCGACCGGGACGGGATGGAGCTCTCGGGAGGACAAGCGCAGCGAATCGCCTTTTGCCGGGCCATGTATAAGCAAAGCCCTGTCATCATTTTGGATGAACCAAGCGCCAGCTTGTCTCCGATTGCGGAAAATGAGATGTATATTCACTTTGCCAAAATGATTAAAAACAAGACCGCCATTTTTATATCCCATCGTCTGAGCAGTTCCTCGATCAGCGATAAAATTTGCGTGCTGGACGACGGAGAAATCGCAGAATACGGAACCCACCATGAACTGATTCAACGCAGCGGTCTATATAAAGGGATGTATGACTTACAGTCGCAGTACTATAAGGAATCAGTGTAG
- a CDS encoding SDR family NAD(P)-dependent oxidoreductase, producing the protein MNHLDRPPYKDDDIAVIGIGLQIAGTNNLEEFWGIFEHNIDCIRDLPQGRQDDMEDLAQLYSLMMPNPTGRISYNKAGYLDRIDEFDYEFFKISPIEAQVMDPIQRILLQTIFHAFDDAGYTPDMLNGTKTGIFIGYTPGSTKDNYSTNIFHNNPELIKYSNVGNMPCMVPSRASYILNLKGPTMIIDSACSSSLVAIHDACVSLKNGTCTMAVAGGIRLHSFPIAYDDMNVGFETDDNKTRTFDNAASGAAIGEGSAVVLLKPLKAAEQDKDHIYAVIKGSAINNDGASASITAPNPAAQANVILDALALSGVAVEEIDYIETHGTATALGDPIEFRGLTSAFEKFTDKKQFCGLSSSKSNIGHLYEAAGVASFIKALAAIKYKKIPGASHFNIPNLKIDFCDSPFYISNTTQEWKKDGLRVCGISAFGISGTNCHVIVQEYENQVEHLPAPAINLLGISAKSLDSMITLVHNYKDYLEKTEADASLFAANANLYRAHYAKRAAVMFSNRDHLLAILNRLAAADPSEWADIEGVYYLDQPNESQEMDYTQIRSASKRCNASLKRESDGSLHADFHYLARMYSCGAKLDWSALYQGIEPKHIPLPYYPFKRTRCWLPKKEKKKNWTELASRLQHPKKEEESVPVSSDLFYKRVFVQAGSIVKNHDLGRCLVIHRQEDPVEALRASLQQRFFAVDMIGIDIDEAKRTGIEKYFSQLFGEIPHKDISHLVIADLHGQKESWSAEQLLDRQKAQLLSVASIYREFANYENRLKITPLLNVCFPVTGDEPDVNPNHSSVFGLCKSLNRMFKNMTSCCIDMDDTTDWGKIADEICGMSDKDIVAYRDNQRYYEGLHEAELAADTQRAVIQDDGVYFISGGLGGIGFETAMEMAHRAKDVSLILVGRTRLPEPSEWDAILRAHPESDLAEKIGRLRMLQAKTKQVEYHAVDIADADALQFVLQYIKTKYGKINGVIHGAGISGGITFDQLNEEHLASILMPKVIGTYMLDHFTRDQNLDFFLMFSSISTIFSSADLPGYIAGNIYLDSYSEYRSRACGSKSITVNWATWSEIGMAVKSKFTIDTLFQTIKTKEAIQALFSVLQQGSGSVVVARLNLKDKISMLLKTYPMELSPKIVEALNENAEAGRHRGSSHEAGQREPYGDVEAALIKVCCKNLGYEEMNVHHNFFELGANSILLSIIYKDLNEVFPGVLQVTDLFSYPTISLLAEHISNQMASSVSPSRPEPEAEAARRISRDTIAVAPVPVEPASVEATLSASAAPGDTALPGAEFPAEFPPVEARTMEQDDGVAIIGVGLDLPACRDLRSYWEVLIHGINAVRDIPPERSADITKHLRARNFSEEQIKFRRCGYLDEVNKFDHAFFGISPRDAALLDPVMRLFLQCCSNAIDDAGYGADGVKGTNTGVFLGYTANIGNAYNRLLYEMDPKLFNDALPIGQVSMTASRAAYVFDLKGPSMVIDTACSSSLVALHMACEQIRFGKCQMALAGGASIMAIPLADGTGIGFESPEEKTRAFADNASGSAIAEGVGVVLLKSLKQAQKDGDSIYAVIKGSAINQDGSSFGIAAPNYLAQSEAIQKAWHNAGVTAHDISYIEAHGTGTQLGDPIEIRGIHNAFEAFTDHKQICGIGSVKTNLGHANEAAGMCGLFKCILALQHKLIPPTLHFQAPNQNIDFIHSPLYVVDKATPLKAKGEKAILGISGFGMSGTNAHIILEEAPKAASRVKTRRKHPFIFTVSARTEKAVFQLIRRYRAYLRENTTVDPMDLACTLNRGRKHYSHRLAFIYYHHELLAKLTELAQFDSFARIAHDWCRSGHYSIVPESKQEKYPHEITSKEQQKLSDEANSYCATADKHNAAQLQLIIDCYIKGATVRWSALYNEPFQKLHLPTYPYARNHAWYPIPVKETPAPRENTIYDHFFHHKRWVVQEESTVTLPPEEETYVLVHGKSDGPPLLARALREKGVRVIEVFACHDGFAKVDQDTYRIGNNADDFKELFVQLSDIPFRKIVHAGAYRDEEARRVHDIYEELEHGFFNVVHLVKGLVKARLDQPVQLVLVACNAYRISGGEQRLLPHHATVLSLGKVIEQEIPNISCRAIDADMETDVKQIIGQLFADHQMYLIGLRQDKSYVEEFDEAEMQPETANRIVDGGTYIITGGTSGIGIQNAKLFSEQANCHLILLSRKGFPDESVWEAYETKEGYREQIKEFRQIKKNGSTLEFIACDVSKADDVQAMLESVRSKYKKINGIAHCAGVIEPSFMLRKEKESYLSVFAPKIAGTWNLANFTQHDHLDFMLLHSSNVTDAGEPGQSCYMAANAFLDAFTDYLNAQGRNTYTVNWVAWKETGMAHKQGTNVDTVTKAITNREAANALNELLRSKPQRAVIGQFNEKVDLVPLLKSSRNAVAPSFTAKVYKEAYKKQIGDAAPPIINESAPSRAVQEANPAAPSGKQIKLTGKLEGIYTPVEKQIGKMYCDILGYEEADIYEGFFEMGGDSILLTEMHDTIDKLYPNIVKIADLFEFDSIHSLSEYITPRIQSDEAVESVEMAEAANIRLKGNVEGVYTPVEKQIGQVYGEILGYDEVDIYEGFFEMGGDSILLTEMHDTINKLYPNIVKIADLFEFDSIQSLSEYISSRMARMDSAEKNKGKEAAVQNPKEQTDMVYCDMSGPQERIYFDYRLSSHKNVYNIGFVSDKSGDDYEDLAANVNKFVEQFDMLRTTFTTVNNKLVQCVNPMKPIEIQRVQVDSADDIDFAKHVKTFKLSEYPLFHLTLFEAPDKKLLFFDIHHILLDGYSTTLLQEQMEAFGKLDAKEKPLCPYSKYVEFEKTFYAGKEYAEMEDYWKHELHGFDFTNPLERKEAKDTSYGHASVQVSSGLARALLEFAKSRNTTMFTIFLSAYALALRMFTKRSDISIVTPMLNRYEPEFRNCIGVFTNLIPLRVEMKPQLTLDEHIKHVTMKTIGGIKNQFYQYNHIIRDFKEAGAQFHFYMDFEDNSLKRFRETEDIPYAVHIPKFILDLEVKNLNQMYHISASYKKSYLSDEEVTDILHSLMKNLSEIFTNAKLHYTLDEFIEQFKGGEVQTGSV; encoded by the coding sequence ATGAATCATCTCGATCGTCCGCCTTATAAAGACGATGATATAGCCGTTATCGGCATAGGGCTCCAAATTGCCGGCACGAACAACCTGGAGGAGTTTTGGGGAATATTCGAACATAATATCGACTGTATCAGGGATCTGCCTCAAGGCCGCCAGGACGACATGGAAGACCTTGCTCAACTCTATTCGCTGATGATGCCGAACCCGACGGGCCGCATTTCGTACAACAAGGCCGGATATTTGGATCGGATCGACGAATTCGATTACGAGTTTTTCAAAATCTCGCCGATCGAGGCGCAGGTGATGGATCCGATTCAGCGGATTCTGCTGCAGACGATTTTTCATGCCTTCGATGACGCGGGATACACTCCGGACATGCTGAATGGGACAAAAACCGGCATTTTCATTGGCTATACGCCAGGCTCGACGAAAGATAATTATTCCACGAATATTTTTCATAACAATCCGGAGTTGATTAAATACTCCAATGTCGGCAATATGCCTTGCATGGTGCCCTCGCGCGCTTCGTACATATTGAACTTGAAAGGGCCGACGATGATTATCGATTCGGCATGCTCCTCCTCGCTTGTGGCCATTCATGATGCGTGCGTGAGCCTTAAAAACGGAACTTGTACGATGGCGGTTGCCGGCGGCATTCGGCTCCACTCATTTCCTATCGCATATGATGATATGAATGTGGGATTCGAGACGGATGACAATAAAACGAGGACCTTCGATAACGCCGCCAGCGGAGCGGCCATCGGAGAAGGATCGGCCGTGGTCTTGTTAAAACCGTTGAAGGCGGCAGAGCAAGACAAGGATCATATTTATGCGGTCATCAAGGGGTCGGCCATAAATAATGATGGGGCTTCCGCCAGTATTACGGCACCCAATCCTGCCGCGCAAGCGAATGTCATATTGGACGCATTGGCATTATCCGGCGTGGCCGTTGAAGAAATCGATTATATTGAGACCCATGGGACAGCGACCGCGCTCGGAGATCCGATTGAATTTAGAGGGTTAACCAGCGCATTTGAGAAATTTACCGACAAAAAGCAATTCTGCGGATTGAGTTCATCCAAAAGCAATATTGGGCATCTCTATGAAGCGGCAGGCGTAGCTTCCTTTATCAAGGCGCTTGCGGCGATCAAGTATAAAAAGATACCGGGAGCAAGTCATTTCAATATACCGAATTTGAAAATCGATTTTTGTGATTCTCCTTTCTATATCAGCAATACGACCCAAGAATGGAAAAAGGATGGCTTGCGAGTTTGCGGCATAAGCGCTTTCGGCATCAGCGGGACGAACTGTCATGTCATTGTGCAGGAATATGAGAATCAAGTTGAACATTTGCCGGCGCCGGCTATCAATCTGCTTGGCATATCGGCCAAGTCATTGGACAGCATGATTACCTTAGTTCATAACTATAAAGACTATCTCGAAAAAACGGAAGCCGATGCGAGCCTGTTTGCCGCCAATGCCAATCTGTACCGGGCTCATTATGCCAAAAGGGCAGCCGTCATGTTTTCGAACCGCGATCATTTGCTTGCGATTTTGAACCGCTTAGCCGCGGCCGATCCAAGCGAATGGGCGGATATCGAGGGCGTATACTACTTAGACCAGCCCAATGAGTCCCAAGAGATGGATTATACTCAAATCCGCTCCGCGTCAAAACGATGCAATGCCAGCTTAAAGAGGGAGTCAGACGGCAGCCTGCATGCTGATTTCCATTATTTGGCCAGAATGTACAGCTGCGGCGCCAAACTCGATTGGAGCGCACTCTATCAAGGGATAGAGCCCAAGCATATTCCACTGCCTTATTACCCCTTCAAACGAACTCGCTGCTGGCTGCCGAAAAAAGAGAAAAAAAAGAACTGGACCGAACTGGCCAGCCGATTGCAGCATCCGAAAAAAGAGGAGGAATCCGTTCCCGTTTCCTCTGATTTGTTCTATAAAAGAGTATTTGTCCAAGCCGGTTCCATCGTCAAAAACCATGACCTTGGAAGATGCTTGGTCATCCATCGGCAAGAGGATCCGGTTGAAGCGCTGCGGGCTAGTTTGCAACAAAGATTTTTTGCCGTCGACATGATAGGCATCGATATAGACGAAGCGAAAAGAACGGGGATTGAAAAGTACTTCAGCCAATTATTCGGCGAGATCCCGCATAAGGACATTTCTCATCTTGTCATCGCCGATTTGCATGGCCAAAAAGAGAGCTGGTCCGCTGAGCAATTGCTCGACAGGCAAAAGGCACAGTTGCTGAGCGTGGCAAGCATCTATCGTGAATTTGCGAACTACGAGAACCGCTTGAAAATTACGCCTCTTCTGAACGTTTGCTTTCCAGTGACCGGGGACGAACCGGATGTGAACCCGAACCACTCCTCTGTGTTCGGGCTGTGCAAGTCGTTGAACCGCATGTTCAAAAATATGACTTCATGCTGCATCGATATGGATGATACAACCGATTGGGGCAAGATCGCCGATGAGATTTGCGGCATGTCCGATAAGGATATTGTCGCTTACCGCGACAATCAACGCTATTATGAAGGCTTGCATGAAGCCGAGCTCGCAGCGGATACCCAGCGGGCCGTCATACAAGATGACGGGGTGTATTTCATAAGCGGCGGCTTGGGCGGGATAGGCTTTGAGACCGCGATGGAAATGGCGCATCGCGCAAAAGATGTATCCCTGATCCTTGTCGGGCGCACCCGGCTCCCAGAGCCATCGGAATGGGATGCGATACTGCGAGCCCATCCGGAGAGCGACTTGGCCGAGAAGATCGGGCGTCTCCGCATGCTCCAGGCGAAAACGAAACAAGTGGAGTATCATGCGGTCGATATCGCCGATGCGGATGCGCTGCAATTCGTCCTGCAATACATCAAGACGAAGTACGGGAAGATTAACGGTGTCATCCATGGCGCAGGAATCAGCGGGGGCATTACCTTCGATCAGCTCAATGAGGAGCATCTCGCGAGCATCCTGATGCCGAAAGTGATCGGAACGTATATGCTGGATCATTTCACGAGGGATCAGAACCTGGATTTCTTTCTGATGTTCTCCAGCATTTCGACCATTTTTAGCAGCGCCGATCTGCCCGGATATATCGCAGGCAATATCTATTTGGACAGCTATAGCGAATACCGCAGCAGAGCATGCGGAAGCAAGAGCATTACGGTCAACTGGGCCACTTGGTCCGAAATTGGCATGGCGGTAAAATCAAAGTTTACCATTGACACCCTATTTCAGACGATCAAGACGAAAGAGGCAATCCAGGCTTTATTTTCCGTGCTGCAGCAGGGCAGCGGTTCTGTCGTCGTGGCGAGGTTGAATCTCAAGGATAAAATTTCGATGCTGTTAAAGACGTATCCGATGGAGCTATCCCCGAAAATTGTCGAAGCTCTGAACGAGAATGCGGAGGCCGGCCGCCATCGCGGCAGCTCGCACGAGGCCGGCCAACGGGAACCGTACGGGGATGTGGAAGCAGCGCTCATCAAAGTATGCTGCAAAAATCTCGGCTACGAGGAGATGAATGTCCATCATAATTTCTTTGAGCTGGGCGCCAACTCGATACTATTGTCCATTATTTACAAGGATCTGAACGAGGTGTTTCCCGGAGTATTGCAAGTAACCGATCTGTTCTCCTACCCGACAATCAGCTTGTTGGCAGAGCATATAAGCAATCAAATGGCATCATCAGTCTCTCCATCCCGCCCGGAGCCGGAAGCCGAAGCTGCTCGACGAATAAGCAGGGACACTATAGCTGTTGCGCCGGTCCCGGTTGAACCAGCCTCTGTTGAAGCGACTCTTTCCGCTTCCGCTGCACCTGGCGATACCGCTCTGCCGGGCGCCGAGTTCCCGGCCGAGTTCCCGCCGGTTGAAGCCAGAACGATGGAGCAGGATGACGGCGTCGCCATTATCGGTGTCGGACTGGATCTTCCCGCTTGCCGCGATTTGCGCAGTTATTGGGAAGTTCTTATCCATGGCATCAACGCAGTCAGGGATATCCCGCCGGAGAGATCGGCCGACATTACGAAGCACCTGCGGGCGCGCAATTTCAGTGAAGAGCAAATCAAATTTAGAAGATGCGGCTATCTGGACGAAGTGAATAAATTCGATCATGCGTTTTTCGGAATTTCTCCGCGCGATGCGGCCTTGCTTGACCCCGTCATGCGGCTCTTCCTGCAATGCTGCTCCAATGCAATCGATGATGCCGGCTATGGCGCGGACGGCGTGAAGGGCACGAATACCGGCGTATTTCTTGGGTATACGGCCAATATTGGCAATGCGTATAACCGGCTTTTATACGAAATGGATCCGAAGCTGTTCAATGACGCTTTGCCGATCGGGCAGGTGAGCATGACCGCCAGCAGAGCCGCCTATGTGTTCGATCTCAAGGGACCCAGCATGGTCATCGATACGGCCTGCTCGTCCTCCCTGGTTGCCCTGCATATGGCGTGCGAGCAGATCCGGTTCGGCAAATGCCAGATGGCGCTAGCTGGCGGAGCCTCCATTATGGCCATTCCTCTGGCGGATGGAACCGGAATCGGCTTTGAATCCCCGGAAGAAAAAACAAGGGCCTTTGCCGACAATGCAAGCGGATCGGCCATCGCCGAGGGAGTCGGGGTGGTGCTGCTCAAATCGTTGAAGCAGGCGCAAAAGGATGGGGACTCCATCTATGCCGTCATTAAAGGAAGCGCGATTAATCAAGATGGCAGCTCTTTTGGCATTGCCGCTCCGAACTATTTGGCGCAATCGGAAGCTATCCAAAAGGCCTGGCACAATGCGGGCGTAACGGCTCACGACATCAGTTATATCGAAGCGCACGGCACAGGCACGCAGCTGGGAGATCCGATAGAGATCAGGGGAATTCATAACGCATTCGAAGCATTTACCGACCACAAACAAATATGCGGCATCGGTTCGGTGAAAACCAATCTAGGCCATGCGAACGAAGCGGCGGGGATGTGCGGCTTATTCAAATGCATCCTCGCGCTGCAGCATAAGCTTATTCCGCCTACACTGCATTTTCAGGCGCCGAACCAAAATATCGACTTTATTCATTCTCCTTTATATGTTGTCGACAAAGCTACTCCGCTTAAGGCAAAAGGAGAAAAGGCGATCCTCGGGATAAGCGGATTTGGCATGAGCGGAACGAATGCGCACATTATTTTGGAAGAGGCGCCGAAGGCGGCGAGCCGCGTCAAAACCCGCCGCAAGCACCCGTTCATCTTTACGGTATCGGCCCGAACGGAAAAAGCCGTATTTCAATTAATCCGCCGCTATCGGGCTTATTTGCGGGAAAACACGACCGTCGATCCGATGGATCTCGCCTGCACGCTCAATCGGGGAAGAAAGCATTATTCGCACCGTTTGGCTTTTATCTATTATCATCATGAGCTGCTGGCGAAGCTGACGGAATTGGCCCAATTTGACTCCTTTGCCCGCATCGCGCATGACTGGTGCCGCAGCGGCCATTACTCGATAGTTCCGGAGAGCAAGCAAGAGAAATATCCGCATGAGATCACTTCGAAGGAACAGCAAAAGCTCAGCGATGAGGCGAATTCGTATTGCGCGACGGCGGATAAGCATAATGCCGCACAGTTGCAGCTCATTATCGACTGCTATATCAAAGGCGCAACCGTCAGATGGAGCGCTTTGTATAACGAACCGTTTCAGAAGCTCCATTTGCCGACTTACCCGTATGCAAGGAACCATGCTTGGTATCCGATACCGGTCAAAGAAACACCGGCGCCGCGCGAGAATACGATATATGATCATTTCTTCCATCATAAGCGCTGGGTGGTACAGGAAGAAAGTACGGTTACCTTGCCGCCGGAAGAGGAGACTTATGTACTGGTTCACGGCAAGAGCGATGGCCCCCCTCTTCTTGCCCGCGCGTTGCGGGAAAAGGGAGTAAGAGTGATTGAGGTGTTTGCGTGTCATGACGGCTTTGCCAAAGTCGATCAGGATACGTACCGCATCGGGAATAATGCGGACGATTTTAAGGAGCTGTTTGTGCAGCTGTCGGATATCCCGTTCCGCAAGATCGTCCATGCCGGCGCTTATCGGGATGAGGAAGCGCGCCGCGTTCATGACATATATGAGGAACTGGAGCATGGCTTCTTCAATGTGGTTCATTTGGTCAAAGGCTTGGTGAAAGCGCGTCTGGATCAACCTGTCCAGCTCGTTCTTGTCGCATGTAACGCGTATCGAATTTCGGGAGGAGAACAACGGCTGCTGCCTCATCATGCCACGGTGCTAAGCCTCGGCAAAGTGATTGAGCAGGAGATACCGAATATAAGCTGCCGCGCCATCGATGCGGATATGGAGACCGACGTGAAGCAAATCATCGGCCAACTGTTTGCGGATCATCAGATGTATTTGATTGGCTTGCGCCAAGACAAAAGCTATGTCGAGGAGTTCGATGAAGCGGAGATGCAACCGGAGACGGCGAACCGGATTGTAGATGGGGGCACCTATATTATTACGGGCGGCACTTCCGGCATTGGCATTCAAAATGCAAAACTGTTCAGCGAGCAGGCCAATTGCCATCTTATCCTGTTGAGCAGAAAAGGATTTCCGGATGAATCGGTGTGGGAAGCCTATGAGACGAAGGAAGGCTACCGTGAACAGATTAAAGAGTTCAGACAAATAAAGAAGAACGGTTCTACGCTGGAATTTATCGCGTGCGATGTGAGCAAGGCGGATGATGTGCAAGCCATGCTTGAGTCCGTGCGGAGCAAGTATAAAAAAATAAACGGGATCGCGCATTGTGCCGGCGTCATTGAACCGAGCTTCATGTTGAGAAAGGAAAAGGAGAGCTACTTGTCTGTCTTTGCGCCCAAAATAGCGGGGACCTGGAACTTGGCGAATTTTACGCAACACGATCATTTGGATTTCATGCTTCTGCATTCATCCAATGTGACCGATGCGGGCGAACCGGGGCAAAGCTGTTATATGGCGGCCAACGCATTTTTGGATGCGTTCACCGATTATTTGAATGCGCAGGGAAGAAATACGTACACGGTGAACTGGGTTGCCTGGAAAGAAACGGGCATGGCGCATAAACAGGGCACCAATGTAGATACGGTGACCAAAGCCATCACCAATCGCGAGGCCGCAAATGCGCTGAACGAGCTGCTCCGGAGCAAGCCGCAGCGGGCCGTGATCGGTCAGTTCAATGAAAAGGTGGACTTGGTCCCGCTGCTGAAGAGTAGCCGCAATGCGGTGGCGCCCAGCTTCACGGCCAAAGTTTATAAAGAGGCTTATAAAAAGCAAATCGGGGACGCTGCCCCGCCAATCATTAACGAGTCAGCGCCTTCCCGCGCCGTACAAGAGGCGAATCCGGCAGCTCCTTCCGGCAAGCAAATCAAATTGACCGGGAAGCTGGAAGGGATTTATACACCTGTCGAGAAGCAAATCGGAAAAATGTATTGCGACATTTTGGGATATGAAGAAGCGGATATTTATGAGGGCTTTTTTGAAATGGGCGGCGACTCCATATTGCTTACCGAGATGCATGATACGATTGATAAACTCTATCCCAATATCGTCAAAATCGCGGATTTGTTTGAATTTGATTCCATACACAGTCTGTCCGAGTACATCACGCCGCGAATCCAGAGCGATGAAGCCGTAGAGAGTGTCGAAATGGCCGAGGCCGCGAACATACGGCTAAAAGGCAATGTGGAAGGCGTTTATACCCCTGTCGAGAAACAAATCGGCCAGGTTTACGGCGAGATTTTGGGTTACGATGAAGTTGATATTTATGAAGGCTTTTTTGAAATGGGCGGCGACTCCATTCTGCTTACCGAAATGCACGACACGATCAACAAGCTGTATCCGAACATCGTCAAAATCGCGGATCTGTTTGAATTTGATTCGATACAGAGCCTGTCCGAGTATATTTCCTCGCGAATGGCAAGGATGGACAGCGCGGAGAAGAACAAGGGGAAAGAGGCTGCAGTCCAGAATCCAAAAGAACAAACGGATATGGTTTATTGTGATATGAGCGGTCCGCAGGAAAGAATCTACTTTGATTACCGGCTCAGTAGTCATAAAAATGTCTATAATATAGGCTTTGTCTCAGACAAATCCGGCGATGACTACGAAGATCTGGCTGCGAACGTGAATAAGTTTGTGGAGCAGTTCGATATGCTGAGAACGACGTTTACCACGGTGAACAATAAGTTGGTGCAATGCGTCAACCCAATGAAGCCCATCGAGATTCAACGTGTCCAAGTCGATTCCGCAGACGATATCGATTTCGCCAAGCATGTCAAAACGTTCAAGCTCAGCGAATACCCGCTGTTTCATTTAACGCTGTTTGAAGCTCCTGATAAAAAGCTGTTATTCTTTGATATCCACCATATCCTGCTCGACGGCTACTCGACAACGCTCCTGCAGGAACAGATGGAGGCCTTCGGGAAGCTGGACGCTAAGGAGAAGCCTCTGTGCCCGTACTCCAAGTATGTCGAGTTCGAAAAAACATTTTACGCTGGAAAAGAATATGCCGAAATGGAGGATTACTGGAAACATGAGCTGCATGGGTTTGATTTCACGAATCCTCTTGAACGCAAAGAGGCAAAGGATACGTCATATGGCCATGCTTCCGTCCAAGTAAGTTCCGGCTTGGCTCGTGCTCTGCTGGAGTTCGCCAAGTCAAGAAATACGACGATGTTTACGATTTTCCTCAGTGCCTATGCTCTTGCCCTTCGCATGTTTACGAAGCGAAGCGACATTTCGATAGTAACGCCTATGCTGAACCGATATGAGCCGGAATTTAGAAATTGCATCGGCGTGTTTACGAATTTGATACCGCTTCGAGTCGAGATGAAGCCGCAGCTCACCCTCGACGAACATATCAAGCATGTAACGATGAAAACAATAGGAGGAATTAAAAACCAATTTTATCAGTATAACCATATCATAAGAGATTTCAAAGAGGCCGGAGCTCAATTCCACTTCTATATGGACTTTGAAGATAATTCATTGAAGAGGTTCAGAGAGACGGAGGATATCCCTTATGCGGTCCATATTCCGAAGTTCATCTTGGATCTGGAGGTTAAAAACCTGAATCAGATGTACCATATTTCCGCCTCGTATAAAAAGAGCTATCTAAGCGATGAAGAAGTGACCGATATTCTTCATTCGTTGATGAAAAATTTATCGGAGATTTTTACGAATGCCAAGCTGCATTATACGCTGGACGAATTCATCGAGCAGTTCAAAGGTGGCGAGGTGCAGACGGGCAGCGTCTAG